A window of the Lolium perenne isolate Kyuss_39 chromosome 7, Kyuss_2.0, whole genome shotgun sequence genome harbors these coding sequences:
- the LOC127313151 gene encoding acid phosphatase 1 isoform X2, producing the protein MRLLLLLVLVLAAAAAVANAGAESVLRSVTDAPDADALFCDSWMLSVETGNAGPWRQVPARCGASVRAYMEGDRYASDSAVAAAESLAFASQAFASGEGGAKPAWVFDVDETLLSNAPYYAQSGWGLVEFNETSFDAWVDVAKAPALPSSLKLYNELQGLGFHIILLTGRSESQRNATEENLLFAGYHSWEKLILRQPSDIGKTAVQYKSERRAVMEVEGFKILGNSGDQWSDLIGLPVSTRSFKLPNPMYYIS; encoded by the exons ATgcgcctcctcctgctcctcgtcctcgtcctcgccgCGGCGGCGGCCGTCGCCAACGCCGGCGCCGAGTCCGTCCTCCGCTCCGTCACGGACGCCCCCGACGCGGACGCGCTCTTCTGCGACAGCTGGATGCTGTCGGTGGAGACGGGCAACGCGGGGCCGTGGCGCCAGGTGCCGGCGCGCTGCGGGGCCTCCGTCCGCGCCTACATGGAGGGCGACCGCTACGCGTCCgactccgccgtcgccgccgccgagtCCCTCGCCTTCGCATCGCAGGCGTTCGCGTCGGGCGAGGGCGGCGCCAAGCCGGCCTGGGTGTTCGACGTCGACGAGACGCTGCTCTCCAACGCGCCCTACTACGCCCAAAGCGGATGGGG ATTGGTGGAATTCAATGAAACCTCATTTGATGCATGGGTTGACGTAGCGAAGGCACCGGCATTACCATCTAGCTTGAAACTGTACAATGAACTTCAAGGACTTGGTTTCCATATTATCCTCTTGACTGGCCGAAGTGAATCACAGCGTAATGCTACAGAAGAAAATCTCTTGTTTGCTGGCTACCATTCATGGGAAAAACTCATACTGAG GCAACCCTCTGATATTGGCAAGACAGCTGTGCAGTACAAATCAGAGAGACGAGCTGTGATGGAAGTGGAAGGATTCAAGATACTTGGTAACTCTGGGGATCAGTGGAGTGATTTGATAGGACTGCCAGTGTCAACCAGATCCTTCAAACTTCCAAATCCGATGTACTATATCAGTTGA
- the LOC127313151 gene encoding acid phosphatase 1 isoform X1, protein MRLLLLLVLVLAAAAAVANAGAESVLRSVTDAPDADALFCDSWMLSVETGNAGPWRQVPARCGASVRAYMEGDRYASDSAVAAAESLAFASQAFASGEGGAKPAWVFDVDETLLSNAPYYAQSGWGATQTSVESHLSAQTSQYVDPSPAIRSHGEAISSFLASGLVEFNETSFDAWVDVAKAPALPSSLKLYNELQGLGFHIILLTGRSESQRNATEENLLFAGYHSWEKLILRQPSDIGKTAVQYKSERRAVMEVEGFKILGNSGDQWSDLIGLPVSTRSFKLPNPMYYIS, encoded by the exons ATgcgcctcctcctgctcctcgtcctcgtcctcgccgCGGCGGCGGCCGTCGCCAACGCCGGCGCCGAGTCCGTCCTCCGCTCCGTCACGGACGCCCCCGACGCGGACGCGCTCTTCTGCGACAGCTGGATGCTGTCGGTGGAGACGGGCAACGCGGGGCCGTGGCGCCAGGTGCCGGCGCGCTGCGGGGCCTCCGTCCGCGCCTACATGGAGGGCGACCGCTACGCGTCCgactccgccgtcgccgccgccgagtCCCTCGCCTTCGCATCGCAGGCGTTCGCGTCGGGCGAGGGCGGCGCCAAGCCGGCCTGGGTGTTCGACGTCGACGAGACGCTGCTCTCCAACGCGCCCTACTACGCCCAAAGCGGATGGGG AGCCACCCAAACATCAGTGGAGTCTCATCTTTCTGCTCAAACTTCCCAATACGTTGATCCATCACCCGCAATTCGGAGTCACGGTGAAGCAATCTCCAGTTTCTTAGCATCTGG ATTGGTGGAATTCAATGAAACCTCATTTGATGCATGGGTTGACGTAGCGAAGGCACCGGCATTACCATCTAGCTTGAAACTGTACAATGAACTTCAAGGACTTGGTTTCCATATTATCCTCTTGACTGGCCGAAGTGAATCACAGCGTAATGCTACAGAAGAAAATCTCTTGTTTGCTGGCTACCATTCATGGGAAAAACTCATACTGAG GCAACCCTCTGATATTGGCAAGACAGCTGTGCAGTACAAATCAGAGAGACGAGCTGTGATGGAAGTGGAAGGATTCAAGATACTTGGTAACTCTGGGGATCAGTGGAGTGATTTGATAGGACTGCCAGTGTCAACCAGATCCTTCAAACTTCCAAATCCGATGTACTATATCAGTTGA